ATTAACATTATAATGTGGGATGTTTTAAGCGGCGATTTTGATATTGGCCTTAAACCTGCCGATTGCCTTAAAAACGTGCTTAAACATACCCGGCCAGGTTCGATAGTTGTTTTTCATGATAGCGTAAAGGCATTTAAGCGATTGGAGTATGTGCTGCCATTGGCCATGGAGCATTGGGTTAAGCAGGGCTACGAGTTTAGGGTTTTACCCTTTTAATTTTTTGCAGGTCCCTGTGTAAAATTTTCCATTTTTTTGTTGCTGCCGCTATAAAATTTTGTTCCAAATTGTTTTGGTGCCTGTTACTAATATAAAATTTTTCATAATATAAACAAGCATAAAACACAATATCTGTTAGAAGATCAAGAACTCCGATAAAACAGTAGTAGGCAAATCAGTTATGGTAACCGCGAATTGTTAACCGCGAATGGCCAACTTATTTAGAACCTATCCAAATAACAATTGACAAGGTTGTGATTTTCAATTACCTGTAATTTTCGTAAATTCGCCGCTACAGCCGGTTACGGCAATTCCGTTTTACCAATAATAAAATCAAACAATATGGCTTTTGATTTAGATATGATCAAAAAGGTTTATGATCGCTACAGCACCCGTGTGGATGCTGCCCGCAAAGCGACCGGTAAACCCCTTACACTCACTGAAAAAATATTATACGCTCACCTTACCGAAGGCGATGCTAAACGTGCCTTTGGACGTGGTACCGACTACGTTGATTTTGCACCCGACCGTGTAGCTATGCAAGATGCTACCGCGCAAATGGCTTTACTGCAGTTTATGCAGGCAGGCCGACCGCAGGTTGCTGTACCGTCAACCGTTCATTGCGATCACTTGATACAAGCTAAAGTTGGCGCCGTTGCCGATTTAAATACTGCCGTTGATATTAACCGCGAGGTTTACGATTTCCTTTCATCGGTATCTGATAAATATGGTATCGGTTTCTGGAAAGCCGGTGCAGGCATCATTCACCAGGTAGTGTTAGAAAACTACGCTTTCCCGGGTGGTATGATGATAGGTACCGACTCGCACACCCCTAACGCGGGTGGTTTGGGTATGGTTGCCATTGGTGTTGGCGGTGCCGATGCCTGCGATGTAATGGCCGGCCTGCCATGGGAGCTAAAATTCCCTAAGCTGCTGGGTGTTAAATTAACAGGTAAACTATCGGGCTGGTCATCAGCTAAGGACGTTATTTTACGTGTTGCCGGTATACTTACTGTAAAAGGTGGTACCGGTTTTATTGTAGAGTACTTTGGCGAGGGCGCACGCTCTATGTCAGCCACCGGTAAAGCAACCATTTGTAACATGGGTGCCGAAATTGGTGCAACCACCTCTATTTTTGGTTACGACGAAAAGGCTGCTATTTACCTGCGCGGTACAAAACGCGAAGAGGTGGCAGATATGGCAGATGCTATTGCCGAACACTTAACAGGCGACGACGAGGTGTATGCTAACCCCGAGCAGTACTTTGACCAGGTGATAGAAATAAACCTGAGCGAGCTTGAACCACATGTTAACGGCCCGTTCACACCGGATCTGGCATGGCCTATATCTAAATTCGCTAAAGCGGTAAAAGAAAACAACTGGCCAGCACAGCTTGAGGTTGGCTTGATAGGCTCATGTACCAATTCATCTTACGAGGATATTACCCGCTCGGCTTCTATCGCCCAGCAGGCTATTGATAAAAATTTACAAACCAAAGCAGAATTTACCATTACGCCAGGCTCGGAGCAGGTGCGTTATACGGTAGAACGCGATGGTTACCTGGATACTTTTGCCAGCATGGGCGGTGTAGTATTGGCTAATGCCTGCGGCCCTTGTATAGGCCAGTGGGCACGTCATACAGACGACCCTACCCGCAAAAACTCTATCATCACATCGTTTAACCGTAACTTTGCTAAACGCCAGGATGGTAACCCCAATACACACGCGTTTGTGGCATCGCCGGAGATTGTTACCGCTTTCGCGATTGCAGGCGACCTAACTTTTAACCCGCTTACCGATACGCTGACAAACAGAAATGGCGAACAGGTAAAACTTGATGAGCCGCAAGGTATCGAGATGCCGGTACGCGGTTACGCGGTAGAAGATGCCGGTTACCAGGCCCCTGCCGAAGATGGCAGCCAGGTACAGGTATTAGTGAGCCCTACTTCATCTCGTTTACAATTACTGGAGCCTTTTACCCCCTGGGAAGGTACCGATATTACCGGTTTAAAACTGCTGATAAAAGCAAAAGGCAAATGTACTACCGACCATATTTCTATGGCGGGCCCATGGTTAAAGTTCCGTGGCCATTTGGACAACATATCAAACAATATGCTGATTGGTGCAATTAACTACTTTAACAACACTGCCGATAGCGTTAAAAACGAACTGACAGGCGAATACGGCCCGGTACCTGCTACCCAGCGCGATTATAAGGCGCATGGCATTGGTACCGTTGTAGTAGGCGACGA
The window above is part of the Inquilinus sp. KBS0705 genome. Proteins encoded here:
- a CDS encoding aconitate hydratase gives rise to the protein MAFDLDMIKKVYDRYSTRVDAARKATGKPLTLTEKILYAHLTEGDAKRAFGRGTDYVDFAPDRVAMQDATAQMALLQFMQAGRPQVAVPSTVHCDHLIQAKVGAVADLNTAVDINREVYDFLSSVSDKYGIGFWKAGAGIIHQVVLENYAFPGGMMIGTDSHTPNAGGLGMVAIGVGGADACDVMAGLPWELKFPKLLGVKLTGKLSGWSSAKDVILRVAGILTVKGGTGFIVEYFGEGARSMSATGKATICNMGAEIGATTSIFGYDEKAAIYLRGTKREEVADMADAIAEHLTGDDEVYANPEQYFDQVIEINLSELEPHVNGPFTPDLAWPISKFAKAVKENNWPAQLEVGLIGSCTNSSYEDITRSASIAQQAIDKNLQTKAEFTITPGSEQVRYTVERDGYLDTFASMGGVVLANACGPCIGQWARHTDDPTRKNSIITSFNRNFAKRQDGNPNTHAFVASPEIVTAFAIAGDLTFNPLTDTLTNRNGEQVKLDEPQGIEMPVRGYAVEDAGYQAPAEDGSQVQVLVSPTSSRLQLLEPFTPWEGTDITGLKLLIKAKGKCTTDHISMAGPWLKFRGHLDNISNNMLIGAINYFNNTADSVKNELTGEYGPVPATQRDYKAHGIGTVVVGDENYGEGSSREHAAMEPRHLGVRAILVKSFARIHETNLKKQGMLGITFADTNDYDKIQEDDTIDILGLTTFAPGKQLTVVLHHADGTTESFPVNHTYNAQQIEWFKAGGALNIIRRQMVN